A genomic stretch from Balaenoptera musculus isolate JJ_BM4_2016_0621 chromosome 9, mBalMus1.pri.v3, whole genome shotgun sequence includes:
- the KRBA1 gene encoding protein KRBA1 isoform X3, producing the protein MARQVSMAFQDLAVRFSEDEWRLLGEGQRALYLDVMQENYETLASLGTVELLPLSAFLSPSEPGGATGGRSCAGDGPEPPRGGGPLGGAPQHSLHLSALVQLVKEIPEFLFGEVSPESGGASLDGEGASPKAAVMGDTCPLQGLLGCLPDTPVGRPGLAAMPSGGSSSSPPRARGQGSPLPIKAADMPRPVEEESPGAPSEEPSPPTCSPGRWKSHRTQERGTTGAGAAGISPGNSPLQGLINCLKEILEPGPQHPERPLSLLPPVPSLGASPLTGAEPRPGSPPGAVKTETASGDCPLQGLLNCLKEIPEARDKQPSPSGARDPRLQEDPGAWKRNSGGLRPLQTPPPGPGPGAGSVLSAVKVEDGWAQGPPEPASCQLSKRTHGPSAAGSPGDSGGTAWVRVPSWGSAARAGSASSSPLEALEACLRGIPLSGSLPSQPPASSWSRSPQPGDPGSQRPELQRLESHSKEVVLGPLPALGLQGCTRESPALPAGSQGTRTSFSSSSSVDGDLDFQSPEGSQGHRPGKGSPVGSSPLQGLENCLREIPAPGPQPTWSCFLAGHRGPWRVEPKNWTAGMEGLRGEACEPAHLGQRGGDVPTRSLRLASPQALASGTIPACHQRGRKDPGAARPGPWTWLPGGPATKPSPLHCLENSLKGILPGGPLRFACLADPVPGPSPSPSPSSSSSISSSEGEDPRLEPELWQPLLQERDRLPSCKGLGPPSPRPGGPHPGSSPGEGRRRGETGDHRGLSAGKAEEKVGGRSHPPWTEVCLESLGLPGPLGSAGGGRVQISPVRVALGKRCVSTPQVLCALPAGAAVGPCPASQPGKRSGSGPCQPPGSACGPLSWNPTAGEESRGLGPGDGSPGVTDRTHPRPLPGDPPGPPPGAAIPRALPRASPRPPCPCGSSLQHELRSLGAALSEKLDRLAGALAGLAQEVAAVRTQVDRLRRRPRGPGPKGLLRGPRWTGGPAHRHPPYWRYKGPRRPRPKILRGQVEGCRAGDSPGLASARPRLVPQLPPDVPLAEASGPSSGLSPQPLSSACSSPAVLTACHPLGCPEGHRSPPPPSLPAAPPPQVAASAGAEPRAAAAAPPRTLKWPKDPSCLLAGLQRALEGELWGGEHRDPGWGPPSRRLTGLRPAEDAPPLAASSGGRPPPSAPCSRTFPVSGL; encoded by the exons ATGGCGCGCCAG GTGTCCATGGCCTTCCAGGACCTGGCCGTGCGGTTCTCCGAGGACGAgtggaggctgctgggggaggggcagagggcgcTCTACCTGGACGTGATGCAGGAGAACTACGAGACGCTGGCCTCCCTGG gGACAGTGGAGCTGCTGCCCCTCTCTGCCTTCCTGTCTCCCTCGGAGCCTGGAGGAGCCACAGGGGGCAGGAGCTGTGCTGGTGATGGGCCGGAGCCTCCTCGGGGAGGAGGGCCCCTGG GAGGAGCCCCCCAGCACAGCCTGCACCTCAGCGCCCTGGTGCAGCTGGTGAAGGAGATCCCAGAGTTCCTGTTCGGGGAAGTCAGCCCTGAGAGCGGAGGAGCCAGCCTGGACGGGGAGGGGGCGAGCCCCAAGG CAGCTGTGATGGGGGACACTTGCCCTCTCCAAGGCTTGCTCGGCTGCCTTCCGGACACACCTGTCGGCCGGCCTGGCCTGGCCGCCATGCCCAGCGGCGGCTCATCCAGCAGCCCGCCCAGAGCCAGGGGGCAGGGGAGCCCCCTCCCCATCA AAGCTGCTGACATGCCAAGGCCTGTGGAGGAGGAAAGCCCAGGAGCCCCCAGCGAGGAGCCTAGCCCTCCCACCTGTAGCCCCGGCAGGTGGAAGAGCCACAGGACTCAGGAGAGAGGGACCAcgggggcag GAGCTGCAGGAATCTCTCCTGGGAACAGCCCCTTGCAAGGCCTCATCAACTGCTTGAAGGAAATCCTCGAGCCCGGGCCCCAGCACCCCGAGCGGCCCCTGAGCTTACTGCCGCCCGTCCCCAGCCTGGGTGCGTCCCCGCTGACCGGAGCAGAGCCGCGGCCTGGGAGCCCGCCCGGGGCAG tgaaGACAGAGACAGCCTCAGGGGATTGTCCCCTCCAGGGTCTGCTGAACTGTCTGAAGGAGATCCCAGAGGCCCGGGACAAGCAACCCAGCCCCTCAGGAGCAAGGGACCCACGGCTGCAGGAGGACCCAGGGGCCTGGAAAAGGAATTCTGGAG GGCTCCGCCCCCTCCAGACGCCTCCCCCCGGGCCTGGGCCTGGAGCTGGCAGCGTGCTCTCTGCAGTGAAGGTGGAGGACGGCTGGGCCCAGGGGCCCCCAGAGCCCGCATCCTGTCAGCTCAGCAAGCGGACCCACGGCCCTTCTGCCGCGGGCAGCCCCGGGGACAGTGGAGGCACCGCCTGGGTCCGAGTGCCCAGCTGGGGCTCTGCAGCTCGAG CCGGCAGCGCCTCGAGCTCACCCCTGGAAGCCCTGGAGGCCTGTCTGAGGGGCATCCCCCTGAGTGGGTCGTTACCTTCCCAGCCGCCGGCCAGCTCTTGGTCCCGGAGCCCCCAGCCAGGAGACCCTGGGTCTCAGAGGCCCGAGCTGCAGCGCCTCGAATCACACAGCAAAG AGGTGGTCTTGGGGCCTCTTCCGGCTCTGGGCCTGCAGGGCTGCACGAGAGagagccctgccctccctgcagGCTCCCAAGGCACCCGCACCAGCTTCTCTTCGTCCAGCAGCGTTGACGGGGACCTGGATTTCCAGAGCCCTGAGGGCAGCCAGGGGCATCGGCCTGGAAAAG GAAGCCCCGTGGGAAGCTCCCCGCTCCAGGGCCTGGAGAACTGCCTCAGAGAGATACCCGCACCTGGGCCGCAGCCCACCTGGTCCTGCTTCTTGGCAGGGCACAGGGGGCCATGGAGAGTGGAGCCCAAGAACTGGACGGCAGGCATGGAAG GACTGAGGGGCGAGGCCTGTGAGCCAGCCCACCTGGGACAGCGAGGGGGTGACGTGCCCACCAGGAGCCTCCGCCTGGCCAGCCCACAGGCACTTGCCTCTGGCACCATCCCTGCCTGCCACCAGCGAGGCCGCAAGGACCCCGGGGCCGCCAGGCCAGGGCCGTGGACGTGGCTCCCAGGTG GGCCAGCCACCAAGCCCTCCCCACTCCACTGCCTGGAGAACTCTCTGAAAGGGATTCTGCCCGGGGGGCCCTTGCGCTTCGCCTGCCTGGCCGACCCTGTCccgggccccagccccagccccagccccagctccagctccagcatcAGCAGCTCGGAAGGAGAAGACCCACGgctggagcctgagctctggcAGCCCCTCCTGCAGG AGAGGGACCGCCTTCCCAGCTGCAAGGGCCTTGGCCCTCCTTCCCCACGCCCTGGCGGCCCTCACCCTGGCAGCAGCCCTGGTGAAGGCCGGAGAAGAGGCGAGACCGGGGACCACCGTGGTCTCAGTGCAG GAAAAGCAGAAGAGAAGGTGGGAGGCCGGTCCCATCCGCCCTGGACAGAAGTGTGCTTGGAGAGCCTGGGCCTGCCTGGCCCCCTGGGCAGCGCCGGAGGAG GGCGTGTCCAAATATCCCCGGTCAGAGTGGCTCTGGGAAAACGATGTGTATCCACACCCCAAGTGCTCTGTGCTCTTCCTGCGGGGGCAGCTGTGGGTCCCTGCCCTGCCTCTCAGCCGGGGAAAAGGTCGGGCTCTGGGCCCTGCCAGCCTCCTGGGTCAGCCTGCGGGCCCCTGTCCTGGAATCCGACGGCTGGTGAAGAGTCCAGGGGCCTGGGGCCCGGAGACGGAAGCCCAGGTGTTACAG ACAGGACCCACCCGAGGCCCCTTCCCGGAGATCCGCCTGGGCCTCCCCCTGGAGCCGCCATCCCTAGGGCTTTGCCGCGCGCCTCCCCGCGGCCACCGTGCCCCTGCGGGAGTTCCCTGCAGCACGAGCTCCGCAGCCTCGGTGCCGCCCTCTCGGAGAAGCTGGATCGGCTGGCCGGGGCCCTGGCCGGCCTGGCTCAGGAAGTGGCCGCCGTGAGAACCCAGGTGGATCGGCTGAGGCGGCGCCCGCGGGGCCCGGGGCCAAAGGGCCTCCTCCGGGGCCCTCGCTGGACCGGTGGCCCTGCTCACAGACACCCTCCCTACTGGAGGTACAAGGGCCCCCGCAGGCCGAGACCGAAGATCTTGCGGGGCCAAGTGGAAGGCTGCAGGGCCGGCGACTCCCCAGGCCTGGCCAGCGCGCGGCCCCGCCTGGTGCCTCAGCTGCCCCCAGACGTGCCCCTGGCAGAGGCTTCCGGGCCCAGCTCTGGCCTTTCCCCACAGCCTCTCTCCTCGGCATGCAGCAGCCCCGCTGTGCTGACCGCGTGTCACCCCCTCGGATGCCCGGAGGGCCACCGGAGCCCCCCGCCCCCTTCACTGcctgctgccccacccccccaggtggCCGCCAGTGCAGGAGCAGAGCCTCGGGCTGCAGCAGCGGCACCGCCCAGGACCCTAAAGTGGCCCAAGGATCCGAGCTGCCTGTTGGCGGGGCTCCAGAGAGCCCTTGAGGGGGagctgtggggtggggagcacaGGGACCCCGGGTGGGGGCCCCCTAGCCGCCGTCTTACTGGGCTGCGTCCTGCCGAGGATGCCCCACCCCTGGCCGCCTCTTCTGGGGGCCGGCCGCCCCCCTCGGCCCCCTGCAGCCGAACCTTCCCCGTGTCTGGACTGTGA
- the KRBA1 gene encoding protein KRBA1 isoform X6: MRWRREPCAELGASRVFYALVSVDCTRVLGTVELLPLSAFLSPSEPGGATGGRSCAGDGPEPPRGGGPLGGAPQHSLHLSALVQLVKEIPEFLFGEVSPESGGASLDGEGASPKAAVMGDTCPLQGLLGCLPDTPVGRPGLAAMPSGGSSSSPPRARGQGSPLPIKAADMPRPVEEESPGAPSEEPSPPTCSPGRWKSHRTQERGTTGAGAAGISPGNSPLQGLINCLKEILEPGPQHPERPLSLLPPVPSLGASPLTGAEPRPGSPPGAVKTETASGDCPLQGLLNCLKEIPEARDKQPSPSGARDPRLQEDPGAWKRNSGGLRPLQTPPPGPGPGAGSVLSAVKVEDGWAQGPPEPASCQLSKRTHGPSAAGSPGDSGGTAWVRVPSWGSAARAGSASSSPLEALEACLRGIPLSGSLPSQPPASSWSRSPQPGDPGSQRPELQRLESHSKEVVLGPLPALGLQGCTRESPALPAGSQGTRTSFSSSSSVDGDLDFQSPEGSQGHRPGKGSPVGSSPLQGLENCLREIPAPGPQPTWSCFLAGHRGPWRVEPKNWTAGMEGLRGEACEPAHLGQRGGDVPTRSLRLASPQALASGTIPACHQRGRKDPGAARPGPWTWLPGGPATKPSPLHCLENSLKGILPGGPLRFACLADPVPGPSPSPSPSSSSSISSSEGEDPRLEPELWQPLLQERDRLPSCKGLGPPSPRPGGPHPGSSPGEGRRRGETGDHRGLSAAGKAEEKVGGRSHPPWTEVCLESLGLPGPLGSAGGGRVQISPVRVALGKRCVSTPQVLCALPAGAAVGPCPASQPGKRSGSGPCQPPGSACGPLSWNPTAGEESRGLGPGDGSPGVTDRTHPRPLPGDPPGPPPGAAIPRALPRASPRPPCPCGSSLQHELRSLGAALSEKLDRLAGALAGLAQEVAAVRTQVDRLRRRPRGPGPKGLLRGPRWTGGPAHRHPPYWRYKGPRRPRPKILRGQVEGCRAGDSPGLASARPRLVPQLPPDVPLAEASGPSSGLSPQPLSSACSSPAVLTACHPLGCPEGHRSPPPPSLPAAPPPQVAASAGAEPRAAAAAPPRTLKWPKDPSCLLAGLQRALEGELWGGEHRDPGWGPPSRRLTGLRPAEDAPPLAASSGGRPPPSAPCSRTFPVSGL, from the exons ATGAGGTGGCGTCGAGAGCCTTGCGCCGAGCTGGGGGCCTCGCGGGTCTTTTATGCTCTTGTTTCTGTGGACTGTACTAGGGTGCTGG gGACAGTGGAGCTGCTGCCCCTCTCTGCCTTCCTGTCTCCCTCGGAGCCTGGAGGAGCCACAGGGGGCAGGAGCTGTGCTGGTGATGGGCCGGAGCCTCCTCGGGGAGGAGGGCCCCTGG GAGGAGCCCCCCAGCACAGCCTGCACCTCAGCGCCCTGGTGCAGCTGGTGAAGGAGATCCCAGAGTTCCTGTTCGGGGAAGTCAGCCCTGAGAGCGGAGGAGCCAGCCTGGACGGGGAGGGGGCGAGCCCCAAGG CAGCTGTGATGGGGGACACTTGCCCTCTCCAAGGCTTGCTCGGCTGCCTTCCGGACACACCTGTCGGCCGGCCTGGCCTGGCCGCCATGCCCAGCGGCGGCTCATCCAGCAGCCCGCCCAGAGCCAGGGGGCAGGGGAGCCCCCTCCCCATCA AAGCTGCTGACATGCCAAGGCCTGTGGAGGAGGAAAGCCCAGGAGCCCCCAGCGAGGAGCCTAGCCCTCCCACCTGTAGCCCCGGCAGGTGGAAGAGCCACAGGACTCAGGAGAGAGGGACCAcgggggcag GAGCTGCAGGAATCTCTCCTGGGAACAGCCCCTTGCAAGGCCTCATCAACTGCTTGAAGGAAATCCTCGAGCCCGGGCCCCAGCACCCCGAGCGGCCCCTGAGCTTACTGCCGCCCGTCCCCAGCCTGGGTGCGTCCCCGCTGACCGGAGCAGAGCCGCGGCCTGGGAGCCCGCCCGGGGCAG tgaaGACAGAGACAGCCTCAGGGGATTGTCCCCTCCAGGGTCTGCTGAACTGTCTGAAGGAGATCCCAGAGGCCCGGGACAAGCAACCCAGCCCCTCAGGAGCAAGGGACCCACGGCTGCAGGAGGACCCAGGGGCCTGGAAAAGGAATTCTGGAG GGCTCCGCCCCCTCCAGACGCCTCCCCCCGGGCCTGGGCCTGGAGCTGGCAGCGTGCTCTCTGCAGTGAAGGTGGAGGACGGCTGGGCCCAGGGGCCCCCAGAGCCCGCATCCTGTCAGCTCAGCAAGCGGACCCACGGCCCTTCTGCCGCGGGCAGCCCCGGGGACAGTGGAGGCACCGCCTGGGTCCGAGTGCCCAGCTGGGGCTCTGCAGCTCGAG CCGGCAGCGCCTCGAGCTCACCCCTGGAAGCCCTGGAGGCCTGTCTGAGGGGCATCCCCCTGAGTGGGTCGTTACCTTCCCAGCCGCCGGCCAGCTCTTGGTCCCGGAGCCCCCAGCCAGGAGACCCTGGGTCTCAGAGGCCCGAGCTGCAGCGCCTCGAATCACACAGCAAAG AGGTGGTCTTGGGGCCTCTTCCGGCTCTGGGCCTGCAGGGCTGCACGAGAGagagccctgccctccctgcagGCTCCCAAGGCACCCGCACCAGCTTCTCTTCGTCCAGCAGCGTTGACGGGGACCTGGATTTCCAGAGCCCTGAGGGCAGCCAGGGGCATCGGCCTGGAAAAG GAAGCCCCGTGGGAAGCTCCCCGCTCCAGGGCCTGGAGAACTGCCTCAGAGAGATACCCGCACCTGGGCCGCAGCCCACCTGGTCCTGCTTCTTGGCAGGGCACAGGGGGCCATGGAGAGTGGAGCCCAAGAACTGGACGGCAGGCATGGAAG GACTGAGGGGCGAGGCCTGTGAGCCAGCCCACCTGGGACAGCGAGGGGGTGACGTGCCCACCAGGAGCCTCCGCCTGGCCAGCCCACAGGCACTTGCCTCTGGCACCATCCCTGCCTGCCACCAGCGAGGCCGCAAGGACCCCGGGGCCGCCAGGCCAGGGCCGTGGACGTGGCTCCCAGGTG GGCCAGCCACCAAGCCCTCCCCACTCCACTGCCTGGAGAACTCTCTGAAAGGGATTCTGCCCGGGGGGCCCTTGCGCTTCGCCTGCCTGGCCGACCCTGTCccgggccccagccccagccccagccccagctccagctccagcatcAGCAGCTCGGAAGGAGAAGACCCACGgctggagcctgagctctggcAGCCCCTCCTGCAGG AGAGGGACCGCCTTCCCAGCTGCAAGGGCCTTGGCCCTCCTTCCCCACGCCCTGGCGGCCCTCACCCTGGCAGCAGCCCTGGTGAAGGCCGGAGAAGAGGCGAGACCGGGGACCACCGTGGTCTCAGTGCAG CAGGAAAAGCAGAAGAGAAGGTGGGAGGCCGGTCCCATCCGCCCTGGACAGAAGTGTGCTTGGAGAGCCTGGGCCTGCCTGGCCCCCTGGGCAGCGCCGGAGGAG GGCGTGTCCAAATATCCCCGGTCAGAGTGGCTCTGGGAAAACGATGTGTATCCACACCCCAAGTGCTCTGTGCTCTTCCTGCGGGGGCAGCTGTGGGTCCCTGCCCTGCCTCTCAGCCGGGGAAAAGGTCGGGCTCTGGGCCCTGCCAGCCTCCTGGGTCAGCCTGCGGGCCCCTGTCCTGGAATCCGACGGCTGGTGAAGAGTCCAGGGGCCTGGGGCCCGGAGACGGAAGCCCAGGTGTTACAG ACAGGACCCACCCGAGGCCCCTTCCCGGAGATCCGCCTGGGCCTCCCCCTGGAGCCGCCATCCCTAGGGCTTTGCCGCGCGCCTCCCCGCGGCCACCGTGCCCCTGCGGGAGTTCCCTGCAGCACGAGCTCCGCAGCCTCGGTGCCGCCCTCTCGGAGAAGCTGGATCGGCTGGCCGGGGCCCTGGCCGGCCTGGCTCAGGAAGTGGCCGCCGTGAGAACCCAGGTGGATCGGCTGAGGCGGCGCCCGCGGGGCCCGGGGCCAAAGGGCCTCCTCCGGGGCCCTCGCTGGACCGGTGGCCCTGCTCACAGACACCCTCCCTACTGGAGGTACAAGGGCCCCCGCAGGCCGAGACCGAAGATCTTGCGGGGCCAAGTGGAAGGCTGCAGGGCCGGCGACTCCCCAGGCCTGGCCAGCGCGCGGCCCCGCCTGGTGCCTCAGCTGCCCCCAGACGTGCCCCTGGCAGAGGCTTCCGGGCCCAGCTCTGGCCTTTCCCCACAGCCTCTCTCCTCGGCATGCAGCAGCCCCGCTGTGCTGACCGCGTGTCACCCCCTCGGATGCCCGGAGGGCCACCGGAGCCCCCCGCCCCCTTCACTGcctgctgccccacccccccaggtggCCGCCAGTGCAGGAGCAGAGCCTCGGGCTGCAGCAGCGGCACCGCCCAGGACCCTAAAGTGGCCCAAGGATCCGAGCTGCCTGTTGGCGGGGCTCCAGAGAGCCCTTGAGGGGGagctgtggggtggggagcacaGGGACCCCGGGTGGGGGCCCCCTAGCCGCCGTCTTACTGGGCTGCGTCCTGCCGAGGATGCCCCACCCCTGGCCGCCTCTTCTGGGGGCCGGCCGCCCCCCTCGGCCCCCTGCAGCCGAACCTTCCCCGTGTCTGGACTGTGA
- the KRBA1 gene encoding protein KRBA1 isoform X8, protein MARQVSMAFQDLAVRFSEDEWRLLGEGQRALYLDVMQENYETLASLGTVELLPLSAFLSPSEPGGATGGRSCAGDGPEPPRGGGPLGGAPQHSLHLSALVQLVKEIPEFLFGEVSPESGGASLDGEGASPKAAVMGDTCPLQGLLGCLPDTPVGRPGLAAMPSGGSSSSPPRARGQGSPLPIKAADMPRPVEEESPGAPSEEPSPPTCSPGRWKSHRTQERGTTGAGAAGISPGNSPLQGLINCLKEILEPGPQHPERPLSLLPPVPSLGASPLTGAEPRPGSPPGAVKTETASGDCPLQGLLNCLKEIPEARDKQPSPSGARDPRLQEDPGAWKRNSGGLRPLQTPPPGPGPGAGSVLSAVKVEDGWAQGPPEPASCQLSKRTHGPSAAGSPGDSGGTAWVRVPSWGSAARAGSASSSPLEALEACLRGIPLSGSLPSQPPASSWSRSPQPGDPGSQRPELQRLESHSKGSQGTRTSFSSSSSVDGDLDFQSPEGSQGHRPGKGSPVGSSPLQGLENCLREIPAPGPQPTWSCFLAGHRGPWRVEPKNWTAGMEGLRGEACEPAHLGQRGGDVPTRSLRLASPQALASGTIPACHQRGRKDPGAARPGPWTWLPGGPATKPSPLHCLENSLKGILPGGPLRFACLADPVPGPSPSPSPSSSSSISSSEGEDPRLEPELWQPLLQERDRLPSCKGLGPPSPRPGGPHPGSSPGEGRRRGETGDHRGLSAAGKAEEKVGGRSHPPWTEVCLESLGLPGPLGSAGGGRVQISPVRVALGKRCVSTPQVLCALPAGAAVGPCPASQPGKRSGSGPCQPPGSACGPLSWNPTAGEESRGLGPGDGSPGVTDRTHPRPLPGDPPGPPPGAAIPRALPRASPRPPCPCGSSLQHELRSLGAALSEKLDRLAGALAGLAQEVAAVRTQVDRLRRRPRGPGPKGLLRGPRWTGGPAHRHPPYWRYKGPRRPRPKILRGQVEGCRAGDSPGLASARPRLVPQLPPDVPLAEASGPSSGLSPQPLSSACSSPAVLTACHPLGCPEGHRSPPPPSLPAAPPPQVAASAGAEPRAAAAAPPRTLKWPKDPSCLLAGLQRALEGELWGGEHRDPGWGPPSRRLTGLRPAEDAPPLAASSGGRPPPSAPCSRTFPVSGL, encoded by the exons ATGGCGCGCCAG GTGTCCATGGCCTTCCAGGACCTGGCCGTGCGGTTCTCCGAGGACGAgtggaggctgctgggggaggggcagagggcgcTCTACCTGGACGTGATGCAGGAGAACTACGAGACGCTGGCCTCCCTGG gGACAGTGGAGCTGCTGCCCCTCTCTGCCTTCCTGTCTCCCTCGGAGCCTGGAGGAGCCACAGGGGGCAGGAGCTGTGCTGGTGATGGGCCGGAGCCTCCTCGGGGAGGAGGGCCCCTGG GAGGAGCCCCCCAGCACAGCCTGCACCTCAGCGCCCTGGTGCAGCTGGTGAAGGAGATCCCAGAGTTCCTGTTCGGGGAAGTCAGCCCTGAGAGCGGAGGAGCCAGCCTGGACGGGGAGGGGGCGAGCCCCAAGG CAGCTGTGATGGGGGACACTTGCCCTCTCCAAGGCTTGCTCGGCTGCCTTCCGGACACACCTGTCGGCCGGCCTGGCCTGGCCGCCATGCCCAGCGGCGGCTCATCCAGCAGCCCGCCCAGAGCCAGGGGGCAGGGGAGCCCCCTCCCCATCA AAGCTGCTGACATGCCAAGGCCTGTGGAGGAGGAAAGCCCAGGAGCCCCCAGCGAGGAGCCTAGCCCTCCCACCTGTAGCCCCGGCAGGTGGAAGAGCCACAGGACTCAGGAGAGAGGGACCAcgggggcag GAGCTGCAGGAATCTCTCCTGGGAACAGCCCCTTGCAAGGCCTCATCAACTGCTTGAAGGAAATCCTCGAGCCCGGGCCCCAGCACCCCGAGCGGCCCCTGAGCTTACTGCCGCCCGTCCCCAGCCTGGGTGCGTCCCCGCTGACCGGAGCAGAGCCGCGGCCTGGGAGCCCGCCCGGGGCAG tgaaGACAGAGACAGCCTCAGGGGATTGTCCCCTCCAGGGTCTGCTGAACTGTCTGAAGGAGATCCCAGAGGCCCGGGACAAGCAACCCAGCCCCTCAGGAGCAAGGGACCCACGGCTGCAGGAGGACCCAGGGGCCTGGAAAAGGAATTCTGGAG GGCTCCGCCCCCTCCAGACGCCTCCCCCCGGGCCTGGGCCTGGAGCTGGCAGCGTGCTCTCTGCAGTGAAGGTGGAGGACGGCTGGGCCCAGGGGCCCCCAGAGCCCGCATCCTGTCAGCTCAGCAAGCGGACCCACGGCCCTTCTGCCGCGGGCAGCCCCGGGGACAGTGGAGGCACCGCCTGGGTCCGAGTGCCCAGCTGGGGCTCTGCAGCTCGAG CCGGCAGCGCCTCGAGCTCACCCCTGGAAGCCCTGGAGGCCTGTCTGAGGGGCATCCCCCTGAGTGGGTCGTTACCTTCCCAGCCGCCGGCCAGCTCTTGGTCCCGGAGCCCCCAGCCAGGAGACCCTGGGTCTCAGAGGCCCGAGCTGCAGCGCCTCGAATCACACAGCAAAG GCTCCCAAGGCACCCGCACCAGCTTCTCTTCGTCCAGCAGCGTTGACGGGGACCTGGATTTCCAGAGCCCTGAGGGCAGCCAGGGGCATCGGCCTGGAAAAG GAAGCCCCGTGGGAAGCTCCCCGCTCCAGGGCCTGGAGAACTGCCTCAGAGAGATACCCGCACCTGGGCCGCAGCCCACCTGGTCCTGCTTCTTGGCAGGGCACAGGGGGCCATGGAGAGTGGAGCCCAAGAACTGGACGGCAGGCATGGAAG GACTGAGGGGCGAGGCCTGTGAGCCAGCCCACCTGGGACAGCGAGGGGGTGACGTGCCCACCAGGAGCCTCCGCCTGGCCAGCCCACAGGCACTTGCCTCTGGCACCATCCCTGCCTGCCACCAGCGAGGCCGCAAGGACCCCGGGGCCGCCAGGCCAGGGCCGTGGACGTGGCTCCCAGGTG GGCCAGCCACCAAGCCCTCCCCACTCCACTGCCTGGAGAACTCTCTGAAAGGGATTCTGCCCGGGGGGCCCTTGCGCTTCGCCTGCCTGGCCGACCCTGTCccgggccccagccccagccccagccccagctccagctccagcatcAGCAGCTCGGAAGGAGAAGACCCACGgctggagcctgagctctggcAGCCCCTCCTGCAGG AGAGGGACCGCCTTCCCAGCTGCAAGGGCCTTGGCCCTCCTTCCCCACGCCCTGGCGGCCCTCACCCTGGCAGCAGCCCTGGTGAAGGCCGGAGAAGAGGCGAGACCGGGGACCACCGTGGTCTCAGTGCAG CAGGAAAAGCAGAAGAGAAGGTGGGAGGCCGGTCCCATCCGCCCTGGACAGAAGTGTGCTTGGAGAGCCTGGGCCTGCCTGGCCCCCTGGGCAGCGCCGGAGGAG GGCGTGTCCAAATATCCCCGGTCAGAGTGGCTCTGGGAAAACGATGTGTATCCACACCCCAAGTGCTCTGTGCTCTTCCTGCGGGGGCAGCTGTGGGTCCCTGCCCTGCCTCTCAGCCGGGGAAAAGGTCGGGCTCTGGGCCCTGCCAGCCTCCTGGGTCAGCCTGCGGGCCCCTGTCCTGGAATCCGACGGCTGGTGAAGAGTCCAGGGGCCTGGGGCCCGGAGACGGAAGCCCAGGTGTTACAG ACAGGACCCACCCGAGGCCCCTTCCCGGAGATCCGCCTGGGCCTCCCCCTGGAGCCGCCATCCCTAGGGCTTTGCCGCGCGCCTCCCCGCGGCCACCGTGCCCCTGCGGGAGTTCCCTGCAGCACGAGCTCCGCAGCCTCGGTGCCGCCCTCTCGGAGAAGCTGGATCGGCTGGCCGGGGCCCTGGCCGGCCTGGCTCAGGAAGTGGCCGCCGTGAGAACCCAGGTGGATCGGCTGAGGCGGCGCCCGCGGGGCCCGGGGCCAAAGGGCCTCCTCCGGGGCCCTCGCTGGACCGGTGGCCCTGCTCACAGACACCCTCCCTACTGGAGGTACAAGGGCCCCCGCAGGCCGAGACCGAAGATCTTGCGGGGCCAAGTGGAAGGCTGCAGGGCCGGCGACTCCCCAGGCCTGGCCAGCGCGCGGCCCCGCCTGGTGCCTCAGCTGCCCCCAGACGTGCCCCTGGCAGAGGCTTCCGGGCCCAGCTCTGGCCTTTCCCCACAGCCTCTCTCCTCGGCATGCAGCAGCCCCGCTGTGCTGACCGCGTGTCACCCCCTCGGATGCCCGGAGGGCCACCGGAGCCCCCCGCCCCCTTCACTGcctgctgccccacccccccaggtggCCGCCAGTGCAGGAGCAGAGCCTCGGGCTGCAGCAGCGGCACCGCCCAGGACCCTAAAGTGGCCCAAGGATCCGAGCTGCCTGTTGGCGGGGCTCCAGAGAGCCCTTGAGGGGGagctgtggggtggggagcacaGGGACCCCGGGTGGGGGCCCCCTAGCCGCCGTCTTACTGGGCTGCGTCCTGCCGAGGATGCCCCACCCCTGGCCGCCTCTTCTGGGGGCCGGCCGCCCCCCTCGGCCCCCTGCAGCCGAACCTTCCCCGTGTCTGGACTGTGA